AGCATCCTTTCGTAGCTGAAGGTGTAGTCGCCGGTGCGGTGGCATGACAGGTCGGCGTATTTCACGGAACCGATACCTAGTGCCTCGGCGATGGTTGTGATATCTTCTTCGCTCATGGCGTCGTCACGTTCGTGAAGGATCTCTTTTGCGCGTTGTACTGCGTTTGTTAGGAGATCTATTAGTCGTTCTGTCTCTCCTGACCGTGTTTTGAATTTCTTTCCGTCGGGGCCAAGGACTAGTCCGAAAGGCACGTGATCTAGGCGTATCTTTTTTGTGTCGACATATTGTGCTTTTTCTGCTGCCTGGAAAATCATTTTGAAGTGTGTTGCTTGTCCGGCGTCTGTGACATATATTATTCTGTCGGCGTGTTCTTCTTCGACGCGTTGTCGTATTGCTGCCATGTCGGTGGTATCGTAGTTATATCCGCCGTCGGATTTCTGTACCATCAGTGGCAGCGGATTACCCTCTCTGTTGACGAAGCCCTCGAGGAAGATACATTTTGCTCCGCCGGAGACTTCTACCAGTCCTTTATTTTCGAGGTCTGCAACGACATCGGCGAGCGTTGGGTTGTAGAACGACTCCCCTCTTTCGATAAGCTTCACGTCGAGGATGTCGTACACTTCCTGGTATGCGTTACGTGATATTTCGCAGATGATGCTCCATGCTTTTAGAGCGTTGCCATCACCGCTTTGCAGTGCTACGACTTCTTGTTGTGACTTCTTTTTAAAGGTTTCGTCTTCGTCGAAACGTTTTTTGCTGGCTTTATACCATGTGACGAGGTGTGTGAGGTCGGTGTCTTCGCTTCCGTCGAGGACGTGTGGCACTTCTTCTTTCATATATGCGATGAGCATGCCGAAAGCCGTGCCCCAGTCGCCGATATGGTTGAGGCGCAGGACGTCGTGTCCTAGGAACTCAAAAAGCCTTGCTAAGCAGTCTCCTATTATCGTCGAGCGGAGGTGTCCTACGTGCATTTCTTTCGCTGTATTTGGCGAGGAGAAGTCTATGACGATCTTCTGTGATTTTTCTGGTTCTTCTATGCCAAGGCGAGGATCTTCGTAGATATTTTGTACTAGCGTTGTTAGGTATGATGTTTTTATTGTGATATTGACAAACCCTGGCCCTGCGACGTCTAGTGATTCTATTATATCGCCCTTATCGACGTTTTCGCATATCGCCGCTGCTATATCGCGGGGGTTCTTCTTTAGTATTTTCGTCAGGCGCATAGCGCTGTTGCACTGGTAATGTCCACGATTTTCTTGTTTATTGGGTGTTATTTCTACGATAGTTTCATCGAAATTGTC
The window above is part of the Waddliaceae bacterium genome. Proteins encoded here:
- the argS gene encoding arginine--tRNA ligase, with product MKTMVSTIAIFFNDAIIAAFPQLKDNFDETIVEITPNKQENRGHYQCNSAMRLTKILKKNPRDIAAAICENVDKGDIIESLDVAGPGFVNITIKTSYLTTLVQNIYEDPRLGIEEPEKSQKIVIDFSSPNTAKEMHVGHLRSTIIGDCLARLFEFLGHDVLRLNHIGDWGTAFGMLIAYMKEEVPHVLDGSEDTDLTHLVTWYKASKKRFDEDETFKKKSQQEVVALQSGDGNALKAWSIICEISRNAYQEVYDILDVKLIERGESFYNPTLADVVADLENKGLVEVSGGAKCIFLEGFVNREGNPLPLMVQKSDGGYNYDTTDMAAIRQRVEEEHADRIIYVTDAGQATHFKMIFQAAEKAQYVDTKKIRLDHVPFGLVLGPDGKKFKTRSGETERLIDLLTNAVQRAKEILHERDDAMSEEDITTIAEALGIGSVKYADLSCHRTGDYTFSYERMLKFEGNTAAYLMYSYVRIHGIQRKINVDITAIKEKINLQHPSEISLGLHIARFNEALESITRDLLPNRLTDYLYNLAEKFNAFFRDCRVEGTAEQNQRLLLCETTAQIMRQGLNILGVTTVERM